A genomic segment from Candidatus Deferrimicrobium sp. encodes:
- a CDS encoding DUF748 domain-containing protein, protein MSRFWKWVLGIVVFLALLIIVLSYLIPNDALRRHAERQMNRHLTDYTVRVGRAYFHPVGLSLDLDDLVLIQNGIPDPPIANIKRLHASVHWRALIKGRLVGDFLIDRPKLHLNLKNVRKEAASETTLEQKGWQDALEAVYPLKIDVFRIRNGALTYIDQGPYKPLQASEIFLHATNIRNIFSPEHVYPSPVKLEATLFEKGKLTLDGHANFLQKPRVGFKGEVDLRGVDLGYFMPIAERQNLSVRKGVFSANGNMEFGPKNTEVHMKEIEFKNLDADYDLRPETMAKEKEQVEMATTAAKEMSNAPTSKIRVDVLKITQGTLGYMNRKTDPNVRIYADHIDASFKDFSNQLAEGPSEFQMRGRFMGSGDTRVTGTFRPESKNPNLGLKIAIDNTDMKAMSGIFQAYGKFDIKKGEFSFFSEMTIRNNLVQGYVKPIFKNMEVTDMRTPEQKNLFHKLYVGVVKVVVTKLLKNRPLQQVATETDISGPLESPSTNTGQIIVNLIRNAFFKAILPGFEREVSRGQQKQK, encoded by the coding sequence ATGAGTCGGTTCTGGAAATGGGTACTGGGGATTGTTGTTTTCCTTGCCCTCCTGATCATCGTACTTTCATATTTAATTCCAAACGATGCCTTGCGCCGGCACGCAGAGCGGCAGATGAACCGGCACCTGACGGACTATACGGTTCGCGTGGGCAGGGCCTATTTCCATCCGGTCGGCCTGTCCCTGGACCTGGATGATCTCGTCCTCATCCAGAATGGGATTCCGGACCCGCCGATCGCCAACATCAAGCGTCTCCACGCAAGCGTTCACTGGCGAGCCCTCATCAAAGGAAGGCTCGTAGGGGATTTTCTGATCGACCGGCCCAAACTGCACCTCAATCTGAAGAACGTCAGGAAAGAGGCGGCAAGCGAAACCACCCTTGAGCAGAAAGGATGGCAGGACGCTCTTGAAGCGGTCTACCCCTTGAAGATCGACGTTTTTAGAATTCGCAACGGCGCGCTGACCTATATAGACCAGGGTCCCTACAAGCCCCTTCAGGCCAGCGAGATATTTCTCCATGCCACCAATATCCGGAATATTTTCTCTCCGGAACATGTTTATCCCTCGCCGGTCAAACTCGAGGCGACCCTCTTTGAAAAGGGAAAGCTTACCCTGGACGGGCATGCCAATTTTCTCCAGAAGCCTCGTGTTGGCTTCAAGGGCGAGGTGGACCTGAGAGGCGTCGACCTCGGGTATTTCATGCCGATCGCGGAACGCCAGAACCTTTCCGTGCGAAAGGGCGTTTTCTCGGCGAACGGCAATATGGAATTCGGGCCGAAAAACACCGAAGTGCACATGAAGGAGATCGAGTTCAAAAACCTCGATGCGGACTACGACCTTCGGCCTGAAACTATGGCGAAGGAAAAAGAACAGGTGGAAATGGCAACGACGGCCGCTAAAGAGATGAGCAACGCGCCCACGTCAAAAATCCGGGTCGACGTACTGAAAATTACGCAGGGCACGCTCGGATACATGAACCGAAAAACCGATCCGAACGTCCGTATCTATGCCGACCACATCGACGCATCCTTTAAAGATTTCAGCAACCAGCTCGCGGAGGGCCCATCGGAATTCCAGATGCGCGGTCGGTTTATGGGCTCCGGCGATACCCGCGTCACGGGGACATTCCGGCCGGAGAGCAAGAACCCGAATCTCGGCCTCAAAATCGCCATAGATAATACCGACATGAAGGCAATGAGCGGGATTTTTCAGGCTTACGGCAAATTTGACATCAAAAAGGGGGAATTTTCGTTCTTCTCCGAGATGACGATCCGGAACAACCTCGTCCAGGGGTATGTCAAGCCGATCTTCAAGAACATGGAAGTGACGGACATGCGCACCCCCGAGCAGAAGAACCTCTTCCATAAGCTCTACGTGGGGGTTGTGAAAGTCGTCGTGACAAAACTCCTGAAGAACAGGCCGCTCCAGCAAGTGGCGACCGAGACCGACATTTCCGGACCTCTGGAGAGTCCCAGCACAAACACCGGGCAGATCATCGTAAATCTGATACGGAACGCTTTCTTTAAAGCCATCCTCCCCGGCTTCGAGCGGGAGGTGAGCCGTGGACAACAGAAACAGAAGTGA
- a CDS encoding cytochrome c3 family protein: MKKATIIVVALALWIGISSASDTTKGKDLPKDVILGSLSNIYEPVLFNHAGHVSTAGGCVDCHHQHGTVEVKSCSECHRFDPSIFKKNVIAGRVKACGTCHLASESPGRVGLKTAYHKACFKCHKSDVGSGVKNLTGCTEMCHALKAKGKR, from the coding sequence GTGAAGAAAGCGACGATCATCGTGGTTGCGTTGGCACTCTGGATCGGAATCTCCTCCGCAAGCGATACCACCAAGGGGAAGGATCTTCCGAAGGACGTCATTCTTGGGAGCCTGTCCAACATCTACGAACCCGTGCTATTCAACCATGCGGGGCACGTTTCCACGGCGGGGGGATGCGTCGATTGCCACCATCAGCACGGCACGGTGGAGGTTAAATCGTGTTCGGAATGCCATCGGTTCGACCCTTCCATCTTCAAAAAAAACGTGATCGCCGGAAGGGTCAAGGCCTGCGGGACGTGTCACTTGGCGTCCGAATCGCCGGGGAGAGTCGGACTCAAGACCGCTTACCATAAGGCATGCTTCAAATGCCACAAGTCAGACGTGGGCAGCGGCGTCAAGAACCTGACCGGCTGCACCGAGATGTGCCACGCCTTGAAAGCGAAAGGGAAGCGATAA
- a CDS encoding glycosyltransferase — translation MALVPWRPWSTREALDADDPPVDEDGLEDVTVLIPARNEARIVPRTLPSIARQGRGIWILLIDDGSTDGTAERACEVAGPGLQVLHAEPLPAGWGGKLWALEQGRRHVTTSLTLLLDADIALGEGIVSALRRKMRRDGISFISLTAVPALESLWEKLLMPAFVYFFKALYPFRLSNSSGSRIAAAAGGCILMETRLFDEIGGLDSIRGELIDDCALARRVKEAGGITWIGLTHSARSIRAYEGLDEIWNMVARTAFTQLGYSAVMLALCTLTMALAFWGPVAAVAAGPPSARLLSAGALAGMALLYRPTLAFYGRSWTWSLALPLTAALFLAMTWTSAVRFWKGDRSRWKDRVYDETMTLRRNS, via the coding sequence ATGGCGCTTGTGCCATGGCGGCCCTGGAGCACCCGCGAGGCGCTCGATGCGGACGATCCTCCCGTCGATGAAGACGGCCTCGAGGATGTGACGGTCCTGATCCCGGCCCGGAACGAGGCGCGGATCGTCCCGCGGACGCTCCCGTCGATCGCGCGGCAGGGACGGGGCATCTGGATCCTGCTGATCGACGACGGCTCGACCGACGGGACGGCGGAGCGAGCGTGCGAGGTGGCCGGGCCGGGCCTGCAGGTTCTCCACGCGGAACCCCTCCCGGCCGGCTGGGGAGGAAAACTGTGGGCATTGGAGCAGGGACGGCGGCACGTGACCACATCCCTCACTCTCCTGCTCGACGCCGACATCGCGCTTGGCGAAGGGATCGTCTCCGCCCTGCGCCGCAAGATGCGGCGCGATGGGATCTCCTTCATCTCGCTGACGGCCGTCCCGGCGTTGGAAAGTCTCTGGGAAAAACTCCTGATGCCCGCGTTCGTCTACTTCTTCAAGGCCCTCTATCCGTTCCGTCTGTCGAACTCGTCCGGGTCGCGGATCGCGGCGGCGGCGGGGGGGTGCATCCTCATGGAGACCCGCCTCTTCGACGAGATCGGCGGCCTGGATTCCATCCGGGGGGAGCTGATCGACGACTGCGCCCTCGCGAGGCGCGTCAAGGAGGCGGGTGGGATCACATGGATCGGCCTGACCCATTCCGCCCGCAGCATCCGCGCCTACGAAGGGCTCGATGAGATCTGGAACATGGTCGCCCGGACCGCGTTCACCCAGCTTGGCTATTCGGCGGTGATGCTTGCACTGTGCACCCTGACGATGGCCCTGGCGTTCTGGGGCCCTGTCGCCGCCGTGGCCGCAGGGCCTCCCTCCGCCCGTCTGCTGTCCGCGGGCGCCCTGGCCGGGATGGCGCTTCTGTACCGGCCGACGCTCGCATTCTACGGGAGATCATGGACCTGGTCCCTCGCCCTGCCGCTTACCGCCGCCCTGTTTCTCGCCATGACATGGACCTCTGCGGTCCGGTTCTGGAAAGGGGATCGCAGCCGCTGGAAGGATCGGGTCTACGACGAAACGATGACCCTCAGGCGCAACTCCTGA
- the dxs gene encoding 1-deoxy-D-xylulose-5-phosphate synthase — MTNFLERLKSPGDLKCLSLGELKQLAAEIRERIVETVSRNGGHLASSLGVVELTIALHRVLETPRDQIVWDVGHQAYAHKLLTGRLDRFDTLRRLNGISGFPRRSESPYDSFGAGHASTSISAALGMAAARDTMGGSEKVVAVIGDGSLTGGLAFEGLNQAGALKKDLIVVLNDNEMSISPNVGALASFLSRKMTSERFVRFRTGTKLLLGRIPRFGPGLLGIVQRAEGSLKGFLTPGKLFEAFGFEYVGPLDGHSLEDLIETLENVKRLKGPVLLHVLTKKGKGYPFAEESPALFHGVGPFDRATGMVKPSRERADTYTTVFGNTLVEMAEKDERIVAITAAMTDGTGLTEFARRFPGRFYDVGIAEQHAVTFAAGLSCRGLRPVVAIYSTFLQRAYDNILSDVCLQNLPIAFALDRGGLVGEDGPTHHGAFDLSFLRPMPNLAFMVPRNEEELRRAMVTAISHDGPFMFRYPRARSEGLPLNGTPEPVPIGRGETLRGGVDGVIFAVGSMIREALAAAERLEMEGIRLGVVDPRFVKPLDRELLVGAARRAALVVTVEENVLQGGFGSAVMELLEEEGLMARMLRIGLPDRYIEHGSRSELHAACGLDADGIARRIRKVVGADTPVACTPRARFTRG; from the coding sequence GTGACGAACTTTCTGGAACGTCTCAAGTCCCCCGGGGACCTGAAGTGCCTTTCCCTCGGGGAGCTCAAGCAGCTCGCCGCGGAGATCCGCGAGCGGATCGTCGAGACCGTTTCGAGGAACGGCGGTCACCTTGCCAGTTCCCTGGGCGTGGTGGAGCTGACGATTGCCCTGCACCGCGTCCTGGAGACGCCGCGGGATCAGATCGTCTGGGACGTCGGGCACCAGGCGTACGCCCACAAGCTGCTGACGGGACGCCTCGATCGATTCGATACCCTGCGCCGCCTGAACGGCATCAGCGGCTTTCCAAGGCGCTCGGAGAGCCCATACGACAGCTTCGGGGCGGGACATGCGAGCACCTCGATTTCCGCCGCCCTGGGGATGGCCGCCGCGCGCGATACGATGGGCGGGAGCGAGAAGGTCGTCGCGGTCATCGGGGACGGCTCCCTGACGGGGGGCCTGGCCTTCGAAGGGCTCAACCAGGCCGGGGCGCTGAAAAAGGACCTTATCGTCGTCCTCAACGACAACGAGATGTCCATCTCCCCTAACGTCGGGGCCCTCGCCTCGTTCCTCAGCCGGAAGATGACCTCGGAGCGGTTCGTCCGTTTCCGGACCGGGACGAAGCTCCTCCTCGGCCGCATTCCCCGGTTCGGACCTGGTCTTCTGGGGATCGTGCAACGCGCCGAGGGGTCCTTGAAGGGCTTCCTGACGCCGGGGAAGCTCTTCGAGGCGTTCGGCTTCGAATACGTTGGACCGCTGGACGGACACAGCCTCGAGGATCTGATCGAAACCCTCGAGAACGTCAAGCGCCTCAAGGGGCCCGTACTGCTCCACGTCCTGACGAAAAAGGGGAAGGGGTATCCGTTCGCCGAGGAATCCCCGGCGCTGTTCCACGGCGTGGGACCGTTCGACAGGGCGACCGGCATGGTGAAACCGTCCAGGGAGCGGGCAGACACCTACACAACCGTGTTCGGGAACACGCTGGTGGAGATGGCGGAGAAGGACGAGCGGATCGTCGCCATCACCGCGGCCATGACGGATGGCACGGGGCTCACGGAGTTCGCCCGCAGGTTCCCCGGGAGGTTCTACGACGTAGGGATCGCCGAGCAGCACGCCGTGACCTTCGCCGCGGGTCTTTCGTGTCGGGGGCTCCGCCCGGTGGTCGCCATCTATTCGACCTTCCTGCAGCGCGCATACGACAACATCCTGAGCGATGTCTGCCTCCAGAACCTTCCGATCGCCTTCGCCCTCGACCGCGGCGGGCTGGTGGGAGAGGACGGGCCGACGCACCACGGCGCGTTCGACCTGTCCTTCCTGCGTCCCATGCCCAATCTCGCTTTCATGGTTCCGCGCAACGAGGAAGAGTTGCGCCGCGCCATGGTCACCGCGATCTCCCATGACGGGCCGTTCATGTTCCGGTACCCGCGGGCGCGATCCGAGGGGCTCCCGCTGAACGGCACGCCGGAGCCGGTACCGATCGGGCGCGGGGAGACGCTGCGGGGCGGAGTGGACGGGGTGATCTTCGCTGTGGGGAGCATGATCCGGGAGGCCCTCGCAGCGGCAGAGCGCCTCGAAATGGAAGGGATCCGCCTCGGGGTGGTCGATCCCCGTTTCGTCAAGCCGTTGGACCGGGAACTCCTGGTCGGCGCGGCGCGCCGGGCCGCCTTGGTCGTGACCGTGGAGGAGAACGTCCTTCAAGGCGGGTTCGGAAGCGCCGTGATGGAGTTGCTGGAGGAGGAAGGGCTGATGGCGAGAATGCTCCGCATCGGACTGCCCGACCGGTACATCGAGCACGGCAGCAGGTCGGAGCTGCACGCGGCTTGTGGGCTCGACGCCGACGGCATCGCCCGCCGCATCCGGAAAGTTGTCGGCGCCGACACCCCCGTGGCATGTACCCCACGGGCGCGGTTCACCCGGGGCTAG
- the ispH gene encoding 4-hydroxy-3-methylbut-2-enyl diphosphate reductase: MVIRAKTAGFCMGVILALRNLDDIVEKGTVNGPIFTLGPIIHNPQVLEEYAIKGIVTADSPEEIPRGATVVIRAHGVPKNVLEILKERGAHIVDATCPKVKKAQLLIATEARQGRTLLLYGEDSHPEVKGLLSYAAAGAHVFDSQEKLDAIPLEEGRRYCLASQTTQDRRKFDAIATKLKSRQDRDVTVLHTVCDATRERQEETVCIAEEADIMVVVGGFDSGNTRRLVQVVTAQRKPCLHVETARDLPLEDLKRFPKIGLTAGASTPKHLIDEIHYLLEAAAEEPGRSRTSPDSAWREGGKRT, translated from the coding sequence ATAGTCATTCGCGCTAAAACTGCCGGTTTTTGCATGGGGGTGATCCTCGCCCTCAGGAACCTCGACGACATCGTGGAAAAAGGGACGGTGAACGGCCCGATCTTCACCCTCGGCCCGATCATCCACAATCCGCAGGTCCTGGAGGAATACGCCATCAAGGGAATCGTCACGGCCGATTCGCCCGAGGAAATCCCGCGGGGCGCGACGGTCGTCATCCGCGCGCACGGCGTCCCGAAGAACGTCCTGGAAATCCTGAAGGAGCGAGGGGCGCACATCGTCGACGCAACGTGCCCGAAGGTCAAGAAGGCCCAGCTCCTCATCGCCACCGAAGCGCGACAGGGGCGCACGCTCCTGCTCTACGGCGAGGACAGTCACCCCGAGGTCAAGGGTCTCCTCAGCTACGCCGCTGCCGGGGCGCATGTATTCGACTCGCAGGAGAAACTGGACGCCATCCCGCTAGAGGAGGGGAGGCGCTATTGCCTGGCGTCCCAGACCACGCAAGACCGCAGGAAATTCGACGCAATCGCCACAAAGCTGAAATCGAGGCAGGATCGGGACGTGACGGTTCTGCACACCGTGTGCGACGCGACCCGCGAGCGCCAGGAGGAAACGGTGTGCATCGCCGAGGAAGCGGATATCATGGTCGTGGTCGGAGGGTTCGACAGCGGCAACACCCGGCGGCTTGTCCAGGTGGTCACCGCCCAGCGCAAGCCGTGCCTGCATGTCGAGACCGCTCGGGACCTCCCGTTGGAGGATCTGAAGAGGTTCCCGAAAATTGGCCTGACCGCCGGCGCCTCGACGCCGAAACACCTGATCGACGAGATCCATTATCTCCTCGAAGCCGCCGCAGAGGAGCCGGGGAGGAGCCGGACGTCGCCCGATTCCGCGTGGCGTGAGGGCGGGAAGAGAACGTGA
- a CDS encoding DUF116 domain-containing protein yields the protein MNVEADPSGKAKKRLFIGLVLGSSGIVCLVLASLWVVPYLGLAKIHPAVPWAFGFLVLAAILLVLWVSVALVLHVLFGRDLLYFKRMRGVTIRLFLPLMTLVGRALGMSKDMVRSSFIQVNNELVVSRGRTYAPEELLLLMPHCLQNSDCGIKLTYDVRKCARCAKCPIEQLIALSDKYGIDLAIASGGSIARSIIVKKRPRLILAVACERDLASGIQDIYPLPAFGVMNTRPFGPCINTQVSLPELEKAIRTFLHPEALPTERGEGDYSVAELRFR from the coding sequence GTGAACGTGGAGGCCGATCCGTCCGGCAAGGCCAAGAAACGCCTTTTCATCGGCCTGGTTCTCGGCTCCAGCGGAATCGTCTGCCTTGTCCTGGCGTCGCTCTGGGTCGTCCCCTACCTAGGGCTCGCCAAGATCCATCCCGCCGTCCCGTGGGCCTTCGGGTTCCTGGTCCTGGCCGCGATCCTCCTGGTCCTGTGGGTCTCGGTGGCTCTCGTCCTCCATGTCCTGTTCGGCCGGGACCTGCTCTATTTCAAACGGATGCGGGGGGTGACCATCCGGCTGTTCCTCCCGCTCATGACCCTCGTCGGCAGGGCGCTGGGAATGTCCAAGGACATGGTCCGCTCCTCGTTCATCCAGGTCAACAACGAGCTCGTCGTTTCGAGGGGTCGGACGTACGCGCCGGAGGAGCTCCTCCTCCTGATGCCCCACTGCCTTCAGAACAGCGATTGCGGAATCAAGCTCACCTACGACGTCCGGAAATGCGCGCGCTGCGCGAAGTGCCCGATCGAACAGCTGATCGCGCTGAGCGACAAATACGGAATCGACCTGGCGATCGCCTCGGGCGGGAGCATCGCCCGGAGCATCATCGTCAAGAAACGTCCCAGGCTGATCCTCGCCGTCGCCTGCGAGCGCGACCTGGCCAGCGGCATCCAGGATATCTATCCGCTGCCCGCGTTCGGCGTCATGAACACCCGACCGTTTGGCCCCTGTATCAATACCCAGGTGTCCCTGCCCGAACTGGAGAAGGCAATTCGGACGTTCCTGCACCCGGAGGCCCTCCCCACAGAGCGGGGGGAAGGCGACTATTCCGTAGCCGAGCTGCGGTTCCGATGA
- the hpnA gene encoding hopanoid-associated sugar epimerase: protein MTSLITGATGFVGSAVVRRLLAAGHDVRVLVRTGSDRRNIEGLPVEIVPGDLTDPASLAQALKGCETLFHVAVDYRLWVPSPEAMYRTNVGGTRDIMREARNAGVRRIVYTSSVATLGHTADGSPADEETPSALADMIGHYKRSKFLAEIEVMREVREQGLPAVVVSPSAPVGPRDIKPTPTGRVIVDAASGRIPAYVDTGLNVVHVDDVAEGHLLALERGRVGERYILGGRNMTLKEILDAISSLAGIPAPRIRLPYSVVLPFALLAECWARIAGGTEPRATVDGVRMARTPMYFSSAKAQRELGYNPRPAEEALRDAVAWFREHGYLGG from the coding sequence ATGACCTCGCTGATCACCGGCGCGACGGGATTCGTCGGCTCGGCCGTGGTCCGGCGGCTCCTTGCGGCCGGCCACGACGTCCGTGTCCTGGTACGCACCGGCTCCGACCGGCGGAACATCGAGGGCCTGCCGGTGGAAATCGTCCCGGGGGACCTGACCGACCCTGCGTCGCTTGCGCAGGCCCTGAAAGGTTGCGAGACCCTGTTCCACGTAGCGGTGGACTACCGCCTTTGGGTGCCGTCCCCGGAGGCGATGTACCGGACCAACGTCGGGGGGACGCGGGACATCATGCGGGAAGCGCGGAACGCCGGCGTTCGGCGGATCGTGTACACGAGCAGCGTGGCGACCCTGGGCCACACCGCCGATGGTTCTCCCGCCGACGAGGAGACCCCGTCGGCGCTGGCCGACATGATCGGCCACTACAAACGGTCGAAATTCCTCGCGGAAATCGAGGTGATGCGCGAGGTGCGGGAACAGGGGCTCCCGGCGGTCGTCGTCAGCCCGTCCGCCCCGGTCGGGCCGCGCGACATCAAGCCCACTCCGACCGGGCGCGTGATCGTCGACGCGGCATCCGGCCGGATACCGGCCTACGTCGACACCGGCCTGAACGTCGTCCACGTGGACGATGTTGCCGAGGGTCATCTTCTCGCCCTCGAGCGGGGACGGGTGGGAGAACGCTACATCCTCGGAGGGAGAAACATGACCCTGAAGGAGATCCTCGACGCGATCTCATCGCTTGCGGGGATTCCGGCTCCCCGGATCCGTCTCCCGTACAGCGTCGTCCTGCCCTTCGCCCTCCTCGCGGAGTGCTGGGCCCGGATCGCCGGCGGGACGGAACCGCGGGCGACGGTCGACGGCGTCCGAATGGCCAGGACACCCATGTACTTCTCCTCCGCCAAGGCGCAGCGTGAGCTGGGGTACAACCCGCGCCCGGCCGAGGAGGCCTTGCGGGACGCGGTGGCATGGTTCCGTGAGCACGGGTATCTCGGGGGCTGA
- the hpnH gene encoding adenosyl-hopene transferase HpnH produces the protein MGIPAIQKARVGAYLAGRMLSGSRRFPLVLMLEPLFRCNLRCTGCGKIAYPENILGRSLGIEECLAAAEECGAPVVSIPGGEPLLHPDIHVIARELAARGKFVYLCTNALLVEKRIDDFVPSPRLTFNVHLDGLRERHDSQVRLPGAFDRAVSAIGLLVSRGFRVTTNTTFFAGETPEDAARLFDFLMSLGVEAMTVSAAFGYEKAADREHFPGREETKRLFRRIFEIGRGRKWRFNHSGLYLDFLAGNQEYACSPWATPARNIFGWQRPCYLLDDGYAATYRELLETTAWGKYGPGANPHCADCMVHSGFEPTAVLDSVMSPLKALTVRLLGPGKAGRRSL, from the coding sequence TTGGGCATTCCGGCGATCCAGAAAGCGCGCGTCGGGGCGTATCTCGCCGGGCGGATGCTGTCGGGGAGCCGGCGGTTTCCCCTCGTGCTCATGCTGGAGCCGCTGTTCCGCTGCAATCTTCGCTGCACGGGGTGCGGCAAGATCGCCTACCCGGAGAACATCCTGGGCAGGAGCCTGGGCATCGAGGAGTGCCTCGCGGCGGCCGAGGAATGCGGCGCGCCAGTGGTGTCCATCCCCGGGGGGGAACCGCTGCTCCACCCAGACATCCATGTCATCGCGCGCGAGCTCGCGGCCCGCGGGAAGTTCGTCTATCTCTGTACGAACGCCCTCCTGGTGGAGAAGCGTATCGACGATTTCGTTCCTTCGCCCCGCCTGACCTTCAACGTCCACCTGGACGGATTGCGGGAGCGGCACGATTCGCAGGTCCGCCTCCCGGGAGCGTTCGACCGGGCCGTCTCCGCGATCGGCCTCCTCGTGTCGCGGGGGTTCCGGGTCACCACGAACACGACATTTTTTGCGGGCGAGACCCCAGAGGACGCGGCCCGCCTCTTCGATTTCCTAATGTCGCTGGGCGTCGAGGCCATGACGGTCTCGGCGGCATTCGGCTATGAAAAGGCGGCGGACCGGGAGCATTTCCCGGGGCGCGAGGAGACCAAACGTCTGTTCCGGCGGATCTTCGAGATCGGACGGGGACGGAAGTGGCGCTTCAACCACAGCGGCCTGTACCTCGATTTCCTGGCGGGGAACCAGGAATACGCCTGCTCCCCGTGGGCGACCCCGGCCCGGAATATTTTCGGCTGGCAGAGACCCTGCTATCTTCTGGACGACGGCTACGCGGCTACCTACAGGGAACTCCTGGAGACCACGGCCTGGGGGAAATACGGCCCCGGGGCGAATCCGCACTGCGCCGATTGCATGGTCCATTCCGGGTTCGAACCGACCGCGGTGCTGGATTCGGTCATGAGCCCGTTGAAGGCTCTGACGGTGCGTCTCCTCGGGCCGGGCAAGGCGGGGCGCCGGTCCTTGTGA
- a CDS encoding BamA/TamA family outer membrane protein, translated as MSDPRNGKILRRTAGWIILPLLACLLQATACTTMVARKNLPSPLTTDRFGDPVKVVTIPLPVIAASPNEGVTFGGLTAFLLHDANDEVDTLVAPQINFNSNFGITGTIYGTFSMSPERDMEFNASKSTKVNEDFEIRIRDKTFLDGRLEMKAFLFALTDGSARFFGFGETSPRETETNFGDREIGFVLSAGYDVGDHVRIIGGERLRNVNVVGGAIASLPFTPDVFAPDAVPGIGGFTTHAQKLAVVYDTTDTLIMPTRGVFASASAEGSFKALGSSADFFRFELEARGYLPLLNDRAITAGRFTSTQVRGSDVPFLERSILGGENSLRGFGRNRFIDMGAILLNIEERIEVLQYKLFDVDTRWEVAPFVDIGTVMESLDRIDWRKVQVNPGIGFRAAAKPNVLGRIDAGYGKEGIAVYVGLKYPF; from the coding sequence GTGAGTGACCCCCGGAACGGCAAGATCCTCCGCCGCACCGCGGGATGGATCATCCTTCCGCTCCTCGCCTGCCTCCTCCAGGCGACGGCCTGCACAACCATGGTTGCCCGAAAGAACCTGCCCTCCCCTCTGACCACCGACCGCTTCGGGGACCCCGTGAAGGTCGTCACGATTCCCCTCCCGGTAATCGCGGCCAGCCCCAACGAAGGGGTAACGTTCGGGGGGTTGACCGCGTTTCTGCTTCACGACGCGAACGACGAGGTCGACACCCTCGTGGCGCCGCAGATCAACTTCAATTCGAATTTCGGGATCACGGGCACCATCTACGGGACATTCTCCATGTCGCCCGAGCGCGACATGGAGTTCAATGCATCCAAGTCCACGAAGGTCAACGAGGATTTCGAGATCCGGATCCGCGACAAGACCTTTCTCGACGGAAGACTCGAGATGAAGGCGTTTCTGTTCGCCTTAACCGACGGATCCGCCCGGTTCTTCGGGTTCGGCGAGACGAGCCCCCGGGAGACGGAGACGAACTTCGGGGACCGCGAGATCGGGTTCGTCCTGTCCGCGGGTTACGACGTCGGGGATCATGTCCGGATCATCGGCGGCGAGCGGTTGCGGAACGTGAACGTCGTCGGGGGCGCGATCGCCTCGCTGCCGTTCACCCCTGATGTGTTCGCCCCCGATGCGGTCCCCGGGATCGGCGGGTTCACAACCCATGCCCAGAAGCTCGCCGTGGTCTACGATACGACGGACACGTTGATCATGCCGACCCGCGGCGTCTTCGCCTCCGCTTCCGCCGAGGGGAGCTTCAAGGCCTTGGGGAGTTCCGCCGATTTCTTCCGGTTCGAGCTCGAGGCGAGGGGGTATCTCCCCCTGCTCAACGACCGCGCCATCACCGCCGGACGGTTCACCTCGACCCAGGTGCGTGGAAGCGACGTCCCGTTCCTGGAACGAAGCATTCTCGGGGGAGAGAACTCGCTCAGGGGGTTCGGCCGCAACCGGTTCATCGACATGGGGGCCATCCTCCTGAACATCGAGGAGCGCATCGAGGTCCTGCAATACAAGCTGTTCGACGTCGACACCCGCTGGGAAGTCGCCCCGTTCGTCGACATCGGAACCGTGATGGAGTCGCTCGACCGGATCGACTGGCGCAAGGTACAGGTCAATCCGGGAATCGGGTTCCGCGCGGCGGCGAAGCCCAATGTCCTCGGGCGGATCGACGCGGGGTATGGGAAGGAAGGAATCGCGGTGTACGTCGGCCTCAAGTATCCGTTCTAG